Proteins found in one Alicyclobacillus cycloheptanicus genomic segment:
- a CDS encoding sigma-70 family RNA polymerase sigma factor, translating into MQNNASPDTDTVIHAYLDKIAKFPLLSSEEESELGMRIQQGDKTALKALVQSNLRLVVSIAKRYLGRGLDLEDLIQEGNTGLITAANKFNYQKGYKFSTYATWWIRQAVTRALADKSKTIRLPVHSFETLNRMKRAYYELYAERENEPTVEDLAEALGKTPETIIAIQNIEHAPLSLETPVGEDESVQLKELMADPNSENMFEIVLRHEQRRGLEELLEHLSDREQYIIRMRFGFDGDKPKTLEEVAQSLGLTRERIRQIQLHAIEKLRCAAQHSSLADR; encoded by the coding sequence ATGCAAAACAACGCTTCTCCAGACACGGACACGGTGATTCACGCATACTTGGACAAAATTGCGAAATTTCCTTTGCTGAGTAGTGAAGAAGAAAGTGAATTGGGTATGCGGATTCAACAGGGCGACAAAACTGCATTGAAGGCCCTCGTGCAATCCAATCTTCGTCTCGTCGTGAGCATTGCCAAACGGTATCTAGGCCGCGGTCTCGATTTGGAAGATTTAATACAGGAAGGCAACACCGGGTTAATCACAGCGGCGAATAAATTTAATTATCAAAAAGGATACAAGTTCAGTACCTATGCAACCTGGTGGATACGGCAGGCAGTCACCCGAGCACTGGCCGATAAGTCGAAAACCATTCGACTACCGGTACATTCGTTTGAGACCTTAAACAGGATGAAAAGAGCTTATTATGAATTGTATGCAGAGCGAGAAAACGAACCAACGGTGGAAGACCTAGCCGAGGCCTTAGGAAAAACGCCGGAGACCATCATCGCGATCCAAAATATAGAGCACGCTCCCCTGTCGTTGGAGACGCCTGTGGGAGAGGATGAAAGCGTCCAATTAAAAGAATTGATGGCCGACCCGAACTCCGAAAACATGTTCGAAATCGTCCTGCGGCATGAGCAAAGACGCGGGCTGGAAGAACTGCTTGAACATCTTTCTGACCGCGAACAATACATCATTCGGATGCGCTTTGGATTCGATGGAGATAAACCGAAAACCTTAGAAGAAGTCGCGCAGTCGCTCGGCCTGACTCGTGAACGGATCCGACAAATTCAGCTGCATGCCATTGAAAAACTTCGATGTGCGGCGCAGCATTCCTCATTGGCGGACCGATAG
- a CDS encoding DDE-type integrase/transposase/recombinase, with translation MDRKKLAKEIAAFRYGTIAPIVSRQTPLSPGELRIYFERMVQQSYVIPGTTRTTLSVRTLERWLEAYRKGGYDALMPKTRSDKGRHQLPDEVIQKAVALRRERPERSVEQIILLLEASGVVEPGTVAQSTLARHLRRLGASRKELLRSSDRGYRRFEAEDVHVLWQADFKHALYLPDPSNSERKKKTILFAILDDYSRLIVHGQFYWDEQLPRLEDSLKKAILRYGIPEQLYVDNGAVFSSQHLQRICGRLGIHLSHSKAYRPAGRGKIERIFRFLDTSFIPEAYEQVEAGHIRTLGELNEAFWAWVDGYYHLRKHGSTGIPPKERAASSNRVPKRVSEAELTEIFLWEEERTADKAACVSLMGNTYEVDADLARRKVTLCYDPFDLSVIQVWFDDKRWPDAKPVDLTRRYDRRVASTVKSDKPTTEHVSFFQAADNRRKQAAVEESPLRFSDTKRGEHK, from the coding sequence ATGGACCGAAAGAAGTTGGCCAAGGAGATTGCGGCGTTTCGATACGGGACGATTGCGCCCATTGTGAGCAGACAAACGCCGCTGTCTCCAGGGGAATTGCGTATCTATTTTGAGCGGATGGTACAACAATCCTACGTGATTCCCGGCACCACTAGAACGACGCTCAGCGTGCGGACCTTGGAACGATGGCTGGAAGCGTACCGGAAAGGCGGATATGATGCCCTGATGCCGAAGACCCGCAGCGACAAAGGGCGCCACCAGTTACCAGACGAAGTGATTCAAAAGGCGGTGGCGTTGCGGCGGGAGCGACCCGAGCGCAGCGTGGAGCAGATCATCCTCTTGCTGGAGGCAAGCGGTGTTGTGGAGCCAGGCACAGTGGCACAGAGCACATTGGCCCGCCATTTGCGTCGTTTAGGAGCAAGCCGTAAAGAGTTGCTTCGTTCCAGTGACCGGGGATACCGGCGTTTTGAGGCGGAAGACGTGCATGTCTTGTGGCAGGCGGATTTTAAGCATGCGCTGTACTTGCCTGACCCAAGCAACTCGGAGCGCAAGAAAAAGACGATTCTGTTTGCGATCCTCGATGATTATTCGAGGCTCATTGTCCATGGGCAGTTTTATTGGGATGAGCAGTTGCCACGCCTGGAGGACAGCCTGAAAAAGGCGATTCTGCGATACGGCATTCCAGAACAACTTTATGTGGACAACGGTGCGGTGTTCTCATCCCAGCATTTACAGCGCATCTGCGGAAGACTGGGGATTCACCTTTCCCACAGTAAAGCCTACCGTCCAGCGGGTCGTGGGAAAATTGAACGGATATTCCGTTTCCTCGACACCAGCTTCATTCCAGAGGCCTATGAGCAAGTGGAAGCGGGACATATCCGGACCCTCGGCGAGCTCAATGAGGCGTTCTGGGCCTGGGTGGATGGGTATTACCACCTGCGCAAGCATGGCAGCACAGGAATACCGCCAAAAGAAAGAGCCGCAAGCAGCAACCGGGTTCCCAAGCGGGTTTCAGAGGCGGAACTGACAGAGATTTTCCTTTGGGAGGAAGAGCGTACAGCAGACAAGGCCGCATGTGTCTCCCTGATGGGCAACACCTACGAGGTGGATGCTGACTTGGCCAGGCGGAAGGTGACACTGTGTTATGACCCATTTGATCTCTCGGTGATTCAAGTCTGGTTCGACGACAAGCGATGGCCCGACGCAAAGCCGGTGGACCTGACTCGCCGCTATGATCGCAGGGTTGCCTCGACAGTGAAGAGCGACAAACCAACGACGGAGCACGTGTCCTTCTTCCAGGCAGCGGATAACCGGCGCAAGCAGGCTGCAGTTGAAGAGTCCCCGCTGCGATTCTCAGATACAAAGCGTGGTGAACACAAGTGA
- a CDS encoding ExeA family protein, translated as MTPQEKWGFEKLPFRRDVEGHELYETAAHREALARMEWVLEQNALGLLAGEVGSGKSTLIRRLIGGLDEMKWLPVYICVPGLRPKEFYGELLSHLGEANPFSVSRARKLWNERVQTGGLAGERRWAVVIDEAQDISDEMLQELRFVRNQRMDAMSLFPLILVGQQELRRKLRLKKYEAISQRIEMVYHLTGMTREETTEYVRHQIRLTGRQAPLFTDSALHLIYGASRGIPRVVNQICLQALYDAAAKDSDVVEDANIQRVLADQEWQRGVAG; from the coding sequence GTGACGCCGCAGGAGAAATGGGGATTTGAAAAGCTGCCGTTCCGGCGGGACGTGGAAGGACACGAGCTCTACGAGACAGCCGCACACCGGGAGGCCCTGGCCCGGATGGAATGGGTACTTGAGCAAAACGCACTGGGGCTGCTGGCTGGCGAGGTAGGCAGCGGAAAGTCCACGCTCATTCGCCGACTCATTGGCGGACTGGACGAAATGAAATGGCTTCCCGTCTACATTTGCGTACCCGGCCTGCGCCCCAAGGAATTTTACGGAGAACTTCTCTCGCATCTCGGAGAGGCGAATCCCTTCTCTGTGAGCCGTGCGAGGAAGCTTTGGAACGAACGGGTCCAGACTGGAGGGCTTGCCGGCGAAAGACGGTGGGCTGTGGTGATTGATGAGGCGCAGGACATTTCCGATGAGATGTTGCAGGAGCTCAGGTTTGTCCGTAACCAGCGGATGGACGCCATGTCCCTGTTCCCGTTGATTTTGGTTGGCCAGCAGGAACTGCGGCGGAAACTGCGATTGAAGAAGTATGAGGCGATTTCACAGCGGATTGAAATGGTCTACCACTTGACTGGGATGACCAGAGAGGAGACGACTGAATACGTCCGCCACCAGATTCGGTTGACCGGAAGGCAGGCGCCGCTGTTTACAGACAGTGCTTTGCACTTGATTTATGGGGCAAGCCGAGGGATTCCACGGGTAGTGAACCAAATCTGCCTGCAGGCCCTGTACGACGCAGCGGCCAAAGACAGTGACGTCGTGGAAGATGCCAACATCCAGCGAGTGCTGGCGGACCAGGAGTGGCAACGAGGGGTGGCCGGATGA
- a CDS encoding glycosyltransferase family 2 protein, with protein MKPSTRRGKLVVIVPACNEEETIGSVIDEVKQLGPAEIVVVENGSTDRTGDIALARGARVLHYDMPLGNDVPRAVGALHTEADIYLFTDADIVIPAAELSLFVEAVEDDIDLATNAVDWCARVPSPDPPSLCRYFLNVFLQRRDLGMENVLNIPHAFSARALQRIGKHVLANPLLATARVIEEGLLVDPAHSYNVLGRNRTRPAHETRPGEPMRHSFLRIHGDTVEALRYYLNQRGPRGGFGQGRRNRQRFKHQDDFFNPWQWGADGAPTHDVTMILSVSQDTPGLGAFLDWLQTYPIEIIAVAHGASGRVKRVLADHDLPFVDIPQYVGHEVAFAIGAQLAKTPLLFFHDAMIPLDPYEIDAFVTPLRNHQADVVVNNQSQYVRKLEGMQTVHLGAYFLNIVGQNRELAASTMLLPPYALTRDALEKLHVESLLSPGLAQMRAFDCGLRIKAASPIDYDGRLNVRLKAVLLEEDRIIGDLMEGLWYWTERFGYRGGFHDADRVRTVLADASPAYPLEPPSEKSTVDFANVVIT; from the coding sequence ATGAAGCCATCAACCCGACGTGGAAAACTTGTCGTGATTGTTCCTGCGTGCAATGAGGAGGAAACCATCGGTTCGGTCATTGATGAGGTCAAACAGCTTGGTCCAGCGGAGATTGTGGTCGTGGAGAACGGCTCGACTGACCGGACCGGGGACATCGCGCTTGCCCGTGGCGCACGCGTGCTTCATTACGACATGCCGCTAGGGAACGACGTGCCTCGAGCCGTGGGCGCATTGCATACAGAGGCCGACATTTATCTGTTCACCGACGCGGACATTGTGATTCCGGCAGCCGAGTTGTCTTTGTTCGTGGAGGCGGTTGAGGACGACATTGATTTAGCGACGAACGCCGTGGACTGGTGCGCTCGAGTTCCCTCGCCGGATCCGCCATCCCTATGCCGGTATTTTCTCAATGTATTTCTGCAGCGCCGCGATTTGGGAATGGAGAACGTACTCAATATTCCACATGCGTTCAGCGCGCGCGCACTGCAAAGAATCGGCAAGCATGTGCTGGCAAATCCGCTCCTGGCGACTGCGCGCGTCATTGAAGAGGGGCTCCTGGTCGATCCGGCGCACAGTTACAATGTCCTCGGCCGCAACCGGACCCGGCCTGCCCATGAGACCCGGCCCGGAGAACCGATGCGGCATTCGTTCCTTCGCATTCACGGCGACACGGTCGAGGCGCTGCGGTACTACTTGAACCAGCGAGGGCCGCGCGGCGGTTTCGGTCAGGGGAGGCGGAATCGTCAGCGTTTCAAACACCAGGACGACTTCTTCAACCCATGGCAATGGGGTGCCGACGGTGCGCCGACGCATGATGTCACCATGATTTTGTCGGTGTCGCAAGACACGCCGGGCCTGGGTGCGTTTCTCGACTGGCTTCAGACCTATCCAATAGAAATCATCGCAGTGGCGCACGGTGCGTCAGGTCGTGTCAAGCGTGTTTTGGCCGATCACGACCTTCCATTCGTAGACATCCCGCAATATGTCGGCCACGAAGTTGCTTTTGCGATTGGCGCCCAGTTGGCGAAGACGCCGCTGCTATTCTTTCACGACGCCATGATTCCGCTCGATCCCTACGAAATTGATGCGTTTGTCACGCCCTTGCGCAATCACCAGGCGGACGTCGTCGTGAACAACCAATCGCAGTATGTGCGGAAGTTGGAAGGGATGCAGACGGTCCACCTGGGAGCCTATTTCCTGAACATTGTCGGGCAGAACCGTGAATTGGCCGCCTCTACGATGCTGCTGCCGCCGTATGCGCTGACGCGCGACGCACTGGAAAAACTCCATGTTGAAAGTCTATTAAGCCCGGGTTTGGCGCAGATGCGCGCGTTTGACTGCGGCCTGCGGATCAAGGCGGCGAGTCCCATCGACTACGACGGAAGGCTCAATGTCCGCCTGAAGGCCGTGCTGCTTGAGGAAGACCGCATCATCGGCGACTTGATGGAGGGGCTTTGGTACTGGACCGAACGCTTCGGCTATCGCGGTGGGTTTCATGATGCTGACAGGGTTCGAACGGTCCTGGCGGATGCTTCGCCAGCCTACCCCTTGGAGCCGCCGTCTGAAAAGAGCACGGTTGACTTTGCAAACGTGGTCATCACCTAA
- a CDS encoding nucleotide sugar dehydrogenase: MNQEPSSTTDLSRPHICIVGLGFVGLPLAIEFWRSGCSVTGVDVDARKIDLLQRGVSYLVDVPAALAAELAASNRFSCSTKFDGMERADAILICVPTPLNEADEPDLSFVLGAAREISQHLQPGQVIVLESSTFPGTTADYVVPILEQSAWKAGKDFYVAYSPERINPGETIPLSKIPKVVGADDENSLRHAIGIYQQVFQTVVPVSSTRVAELTKLLENTQRFINISMMNELVVACEKWGISLWEAIEAAATKPYGFTPYHPGPGIGGHCIPIDPLYLQWFARTRGESLSFIAVAEEVNKSMPPYISDRIQGLLPNPQGKALLIGLTYKRDVNDMRESPAIPVMEHLLERGVTVTYHDPFIDHITVLGRPLQSVPLTEASVKNADVVVILTDHSSVDYDLVLEHAASILDTRHVYKGVTNPNVTAL; this comes from the coding sequence ATGAATCAGGAACCATCCAGCACGACCGATCTATCCCGACCTCACATCTGCATCGTTGGACTCGGATTTGTCGGCCTGCCGCTCGCCATCGAGTTCTGGCGGTCGGGGTGTTCCGTCACCGGTGTTGATGTCGACGCGCGTAAAATCGACCTGCTGCAGCGCGGGGTCAGCTACTTGGTCGATGTGCCCGCCGCTCTGGCGGCAGAGCTGGCCGCTTCGAACCGATTTTCCTGCTCGACGAAGTTTGATGGGATGGAGCGTGCGGACGCCATTCTCATTTGTGTCCCCACGCCGCTGAACGAGGCCGATGAACCGGACTTGTCGTTTGTGTTGGGAGCTGCCCGTGAAATTTCACAGCATTTGCAGCCAGGTCAGGTCATCGTGCTCGAGTCATCCACCTTCCCGGGTACAACAGCGGATTACGTGGTACCGATTCTTGAACAATCCGCATGGAAGGCGGGGAAAGATTTCTACGTTGCCTATTCGCCGGAACGAATTAACCCTGGAGAGACCATTCCGCTCTCGAAGATTCCGAAAGTCGTTGGTGCCGATGATGAGAATTCGCTGCGACACGCCATCGGGATCTACCAACAGGTCTTTCAAACGGTGGTGCCCGTGTCGTCCACGCGCGTTGCGGAATTGACCAAACTGCTGGAGAATACCCAGCGCTTTATCAACATTTCGATGATGAACGAACTCGTCGTTGCCTGTGAAAAGTGGGGCATCAGTTTATGGGAGGCGATTGAGGCCGCCGCCACGAAGCCCTATGGATTCACACCGTATCACCCGGGCCCGGGCATCGGCGGGCACTGCATCCCGATTGACCCCCTGTACCTCCAGTGGTTCGCAAGGACACGCGGTGAGTCGCTGTCGTTCATCGCGGTCGCAGAAGAGGTCAACAAGTCCATGCCTCCATACATTTCAGACCGAATTCAAGGCCTCTTGCCCAACCCGCAGGGGAAGGCATTGCTGATTGGACTCACCTATAAACGCGATGTCAACGACATGCGCGAGTCGCCTGCCATCCCCGTGATGGAACATCTGCTGGAACGAGGCGTGACAGTGACCTACCACGACCCGTTCATCGATCACATCACGGTTCTGGGGCGTCCGCTGCAGTCTGTACCGCTGACGGAGGCGTCCGTCAAGAACGCAGACGTGGTCGTCATTCTGACCGACCATTCCAGCGTGGATTACGATCTCGTTTTAGAACATGCTGCCTCGATTTTGGACACGAGGCATGTGTACAAAGGGGTCACGAATCCGAACGTCACCGCTCTTTGA
- a CDS encoding glycosyltransferase yields the protein MSRRKHLVAIVPAMSEADTIGPVILELKKLNPDEIIVVNNGSVDRTGDIAREMGVTVLEYEQALGNDIPRALGALHTEADIYLFTDSDIVIPAKDLRPFVEDIEAGADHSINAIEWCARYPTPDTPSVARYFLNLFLRRRDLGLENCLTIPHAFSHRALMQIGKEVLSNPLLATAMVIDEGLTVTVPTEYNVLGKNKPRTAHKTLPGQILPTAYTRIHGDTIEAFWYFLTRKGPRGGYGQGMRNRKAFYEVQRESLGDIGKNGNSNVTVVLSVSHRSTSLSHLLGALVDMPVNVIPVLHGADARTVHMFRDLGWTCVSLPHYVGHEVAFAIGASFAQTDYVVFHDTMLPIDAYELDQMVAPLQQQQANFVLNNQSRRFGKLEGMSMVHIGAYFMNVAALRPELMTSTMLLPPYAMDRKALNEVPPAALMSPCLAQMLGYDRDLKVVNGPSIDYEGRLNVRYHPFLLDEERMMGDFMEGLWYQILRFGYRGGFHDGKRIRSALQHDTPTFPLTLPRENPSVSIDDIILLV from the coding sequence ATGTCCAGACGAAAACACCTGGTTGCCATTGTTCCGGCCATGTCAGAGGCGGACACCATTGGCCCTGTGATTCTTGAATTAAAAAAGTTGAATCCAGATGAAATCATTGTTGTCAACAACGGGTCGGTGGACCGGACGGGAGACATCGCACGCGAAATGGGCGTCACCGTACTGGAATATGAACAGGCGCTCGGCAACGACATCCCCAGAGCGCTGGGCGCGCTGCATACGGAAGCGGACATTTATCTGTTCACCGATTCCGACATCGTCATTCCGGCCAAAGACCTCAGACCGTTCGTTGAAGATATCGAAGCCGGAGCCGATCACAGCATCAACGCCATTGAGTGGTGCGCGCGGTATCCAACGCCGGATACACCTTCTGTGGCGAGGTACTTTCTCAATCTCTTTTTGCGGCGCAGAGACCTCGGCCTCGAGAATTGCTTGACCATTCCTCATGCCTTCAGCCACCGAGCGTTGATGCAAATCGGCAAGGAAGTGCTGTCAAATCCGTTACTCGCGACCGCAATGGTGATTGACGAGGGATTGACGGTGACGGTACCGACTGAATACAACGTGCTTGGCAAAAATAAGCCTAGAACAGCCCATAAAACGCTGCCAGGTCAGATATTGCCGACCGCATACACCCGAATTCATGGAGACACCATCGAAGCGTTTTGGTACTTTCTGACGCGAAAGGGCCCCCGCGGCGGGTATGGCCAGGGGATGCGCAATCGCAAAGCCTTCTATGAGGTTCAGCGGGAAAGCCTCGGGGACATCGGAAAAAACGGGAACTCCAACGTCACGGTGGTGCTGTCGGTATCCCACCGCTCCACTTCGCTGTCGCATTTGCTTGGGGCGTTGGTAGACATGCCTGTGAACGTGATCCCGGTGTTACACGGCGCCGATGCCCGGACGGTACACATGTTTCGGGACCTTGGCTGGACCTGCGTCAGCTTGCCGCATTACGTTGGGCATGAAGTCGCGTTCGCGATTGGGGCGTCCTTCGCACAAACGGACTACGTCGTCTTTCATGACACCATGCTGCCCATTGACGCCTATGAACTGGACCAAATGGTTGCACCCCTGCAACAACAGCAGGCCAATTTCGTCTTGAACAATCAATCCAGACGTTTTGGCAAGCTGGAAGGGATGTCGATGGTTCATATCGGCGCCTACTTCATGAACGTCGCAGCCTTACGTCCTGAACTCATGACGTCGACCATGCTGCTGCCTCCTTATGCGATGGACAGAAAGGCGTTGAACGAGGTACCGCCAGCTGCCTTGATGAGTCCGTGTCTGGCGCAAATGCTTGGATACGACCGTGATCTCAAAGTTGTGAACGGCCCGTCCATCGACTACGAAGGTCGCTTGAATGTCCGGTATCATCCATTTCTCCTCGATGAAGAACGCATGATGGGAGACTTCATGGAAGGGTTGTGGTATCAAATTTTGCGGTTTGGATACAGAGGAGGGTTTCACGACGGGAAGCGGATCCGTTCGGCATTGCAACATGACACGCCGACATTTCCGCTCACGCTGCCGCGTGAGAACCCATCCGTTTCAATAGATGACATCATTCTTCTCGTGTAA
- a CDS encoding COX15/CtaA family protein: MKFYRLSWITTVIIGIQMVLAGIIVGEDAGFVCPKWPVCGRPVSMSGSLIFELVHRFTAGLLGILVVWLLIWLFLRYRHNRAMIWTGVLGLVSLIIQIVYAGLIVLFVLPGTATTVDVLNSVIMLSLFVHLSNLAKHEDEREHGVVAQPDSRFAKLKPAAWVLYASGMVAVAAGAVFRHTGASQALFGEDSYILSHGQHVPPSHATSETLLIIHIVTAALLMLAGIWFVERTFAAKRLTKAAGLTLICILIQGGLGIASLQTRLQTVVVTTHWAVAGLIMGVIAFALSRIYIGLSGAKAPAK; this comes from the coding sequence ATGAAATTTTATCGATTATCCTGGATCACGACGGTGATCATCGGGATCCAAATGGTATTGGCGGGCATCATTGTAGGAGAGGACGCTGGCTTTGTGTGCCCAAAGTGGCCCGTTTGCGGGCGGCCGGTTTCCATGAGCGGCTCTCTCATTTTCGAGTTGGTACACCGATTTACAGCCGGTCTCTTAGGCATACTGGTGGTGTGGCTGCTGATTTGGCTGTTCCTGAGGTACCGACACAATCGCGCCATGATATGGACAGGCGTGCTGGGACTGGTGTCCCTCATCATCCAAATCGTGTACGCAGGACTGATTGTCCTGTTTGTGCTTCCGGGTACGGCAACCACGGTGGACGTCCTGAACAGTGTCATCATGCTTTCGCTGTTCGTCCATTTATCGAACCTCGCCAAGCATGAGGACGAACGGGAGCACGGCGTGGTGGCACAGCCGGATTCGAGATTTGCCAAGTTGAAACCTGCGGCTTGGGTCCTGTACGCAAGCGGAATGGTGGCGGTCGCAGCTGGCGCTGTGTTTCGCCATACAGGTGCCAGTCAGGCCCTGTTTGGCGAAGACAGCTACATCCTGAGTCATGGACAGCACGTGCCGCCGTCCCACGCCACCTCGGAGACCCTGCTCATCATCCACATCGTGACCGCCGCACTGCTGATGCTTGCAGGCATATGGTTTGTGGAGCGGACGTTCGCGGCCAAACGCTTGACCAAGGCGGCCGGGTTGACCCTGATTTGTATTTTGATTCAGGGCGGGCTGGGAATTGCATCGCTGCAAACACGCCTGCAAACGGTCGTCGTGACGACACACTGGGCAGTCGCCGGTCTCATCATGGGTGTGATTGCCTTCGCGTTGTCCCGCATCTACATCGGTCTGTCGGGGGCCAAGGCGCCCGCGAAGTGA
- a CDS encoding heme o synthase, with translation MSVVRNEISLLNGGNGTKGSALAHVIGAYVALTKPKIMVMLIVTAYSAMMVAGHHVPSILLTVKTLLGLAGSAGAGAALNMWYDRDIDGVMERTSARPLPSGVVSARAAFLFGIALAALSTVFLAVTVNGLTALLSLAGCAYYVVVYTMWLKRRTPQNIVIGGGAGAFPPLVGWAAVTGHLSWLAWLMFAVIFLWTPPHFWALALYKNEDYVRANIPMLPVVKGFRHTKIQMLVYTLLLFASTLVPCFFHGVTLVYTTLSLILGIGFTTLAIRCLMEPDHSMVWARRMFFGSLTYVPVWFLAIVIGSRGMF, from the coding sequence ATGTCTGTCGTCAGAAACGAGATTTCCCTGTTGAATGGCGGCAATGGTACGAAAGGGTCGGCGTTGGCCCATGTCATCGGCGCTTACGTTGCGCTCACCAAGCCGAAAATCATGGTGATGTTGATTGTCACGGCCTACTCGGCCATGATGGTCGCAGGACATCATGTGCCGTCCATTCTGCTGACGGTCAAAACCCTGCTGGGGCTGGCGGGTTCTGCAGGGGCTGGCGCGGCTCTCAATATGTGGTATGACCGAGATATTGACGGGGTGATGGAGCGAACCTCGGCGCGTCCGCTTCCTTCCGGGGTGGTATCCGCACGGGCCGCGTTCCTCTTCGGCATCGCACTTGCAGCCTTGTCGACTGTGTTTTTGGCGGTGACCGTCAACGGGCTCACCGCTTTGCTGTCCTTGGCCGGTTGTGCCTACTACGTGGTCGTCTATACGATGTGGCTGAAGCGGCGCACGCCGCAAAACATCGTGATTGGCGGCGGGGCCGGCGCATTTCCGCCGCTTGTCGGCTGGGCCGCAGTGACAGGGCACTTGTCCTGGCTGGCCTGGCTCATGTTCGCGGTGATCTTTTTGTGGACGCCGCCTCACTTTTGGGCCTTGGCACTGTATAAAAACGAAGACTATGTGCGTGCCAACATACCGATGCTGCCCGTCGTGAAAGGGTTCCGCCATACGAAGATACAGATGCTTGTGTACACGCTCTTGTTGTTCGCCAGTACGCTCGTCCCTTGTTTCTTCCACGGTGTGACGCTTGTGTACACGACCTTATCCCTCATCCTCGGGATTGGGTTTACGACACTGGCGATTCGCTGCTTGATGGAGCCGGACCATTCGATGGTCTGGGCGAGACGGATGTTCTTTGGTTCCCTCACGTACGTGCCGGTGTGGTTCTTGGCCATTGTCATTGGGAGTCGAGGCATGTTTTGA
- a CDS encoding cytochrome c oxidase subunit II, whose protein sequence is MGKGRFLRYARLAIPTLAGTTLLSGCGRQFMVLDPSGPVGTRELHLILLSAGLMAVVIVPALVLFAWILVRYRDKPGNKARFAPNWAENRTLEVIWWGIPIVLIAVIGVFTAKDIYALTKPPEKNVQPLTIDVVSLDWKWLFLYPGQHIATVNYAEIPTGVPVQFVLTSDAPMNSFWVPALGGQVYTMPGMAMKLWLQADKDGDYYGHGANFTGAGFAKMQFDILSRPKADFDQWVTKVQSGTAKLTDAGYARLKKPSNVGEQSYAAFPSGLFNKIVTTDGGKYYTQMNMQDMPGMAN, encoded by the coding sequence GTGGGAAAAGGACGTTTCCTACGGTACGCAAGGCTTGCCATTCCGACACTGGCGGGAACCACCTTGCTGTCTGGCTGCGGCAGGCAATTCATGGTGCTCGACCCCTCCGGGCCGGTAGGTACAAGAGAATTGCACCTCATCCTGCTCTCCGCAGGGTTGATGGCGGTTGTGATTGTACCCGCACTTGTCCTTTTTGCCTGGATTCTGGTTCGTTACCGGGACAAACCGGGGAACAAAGCCCGCTTTGCGCCCAATTGGGCGGAGAACAGGACATTGGAGGTGATTTGGTGGGGCATCCCCATTGTGCTCATCGCTGTGATTGGGGTATTTACCGCAAAGGACATCTACGCGCTGACCAAGCCGCCGGAGAAGAATGTTCAGCCCCTGACCATCGATGTGGTTTCGCTGGACTGGAAATGGCTGTTCTTGTATCCAGGGCAGCACATTGCGACCGTGAATTACGCGGAGATTCCAACGGGCGTTCCGGTGCAGTTTGTCCTGACGTCGGATGCGCCCATGAATTCGTTCTGGGTCCCCGCGTTGGGCGGGCAAGTGTATACGATGCCGGGGATGGCGATGAAGCTGTGGCTGCAGGCTGACAAGGACGGTGACTATTACGGTCACGGGGCGAACTTTACGGGTGCCGGTTTCGCAAAGATGCAGTTTGACATCCTTTCTCGGCCAAAAGCGGATTTTGACCAGTGGGTCACAAAGGTGCAAAGCGGCACCGCCAAACTGACCGATGCTGGGTATGCCCGATTGAAAAAGCCAAGCAACGTCGGCGAACAGTCGTATGCAGCCTTTCCATCCGGCTTGTTCAACAAAATCGTGACGACGGACGGCGGAAAGTACTACACGCAAATGAACATGCAGGACATGCCAGGGATGGCAAACTAG